In Molothrus ater isolate BHLD 08-10-18 breed brown headed cowbird chromosome 23, BPBGC_Mater_1.1, whole genome shotgun sequence, a single genomic region encodes these proteins:
- the H6PD gene encoding GDH/6PGL endoplasmic bifunctional protein encodes MLGRVLCTVLFVGALPSPAGASQGHVSVILLGATGDLAKKYLWQGLFQLYMDQVSSGHSFTFHGAALAALEPGQRLMFDVLKQLSCPPDEPPNRCAVLKDQFLKLSQYHQLKTAEDYAALNREIETLLSQEGLEEAGRIFYFSVPPFAYTEIAGHINSSCRPRAGAWLRVVLEKPFGHDLPSAQQLAAQLAGFFREEEMYRVDHYLGKQAVAHILPFRDQNRQFLDPIWNRHHVERVEVVLKETVDAKGRTSFYEQYGVIRDVLQNHLTEALLFLIMELPANVSSAQEVVQHKLQAFQALWGLQRSSAVLGQYQAYDSQVQEELPEARGHVSTTPTFAGVLIHSHSLRWDGVPFLLTSGKALDERVGYARVLFRNTAYCPQSGTLRDAGHSHCKPKQIIFYFGHGALNTPAVLVSRNLFQPAMPKDSWKEAGARSDLHIFGQPLSDFYMYSPVKERDAYSVLISHIYHGRKDFFITTESLLASWAFWTPLLDSTSRQPPRLYPGGVENQQLLDFEMVAGGVEFSLAEPAELLHPSGQMPSEFRAIQSQFRQSPLVSAWAEELIARLASDMEAAAVRSVARSGQFHLALSGGSSPVGLFQRLARHHHGFPWQHSHVWLADERCVPLTDSESNFQGLHRHLLQHVRVPYLNIHPMPVHLNRRLCVEEDGGAELYAQDIAALVANASFDLVLLGVGTDGHTASLFPRSEHGLEGAPTVVLTESPVKPHQRMSLSLPLINRARQVFVLVLGKGKHDITALLSRVGREPRKWPISGVSPSSGQLVWYMDYEALLG; translated from the exons aTGCTGGGAAGGGTCCTGTGCACGGTGCTGTTCGTGGGagccctgccatccccagctggagcctccCAGGGCCACGTCTCCGtcatcctgctgggagccaCGGGGGATTTGGCCAAGAAGTATTTGTGGCAGGGTCTGTTCCAGCTCTACATGGACCAAGTGAGCAGTGGCCACAGCTTCACGTTCCacggggctgccctggcagctctggagccgGGGCAGAGGCTGATGTTTGACGTGCTGAAGCAGCTGTCCTGTCCCCCCGACGAGCCTCCCAACCGCTGTGCCGTGCTCAAGGACCAGTTCCTGAAGCTCAGCCAGTACCACCAGCTGAAGACTGCCGAGGACTACGCAGCTCTGAACAGGGAGATTGAGaccctgctgagccaggaggggctggaggaggctggCAGGATCTTCTACTTCTCCGTGCCACCCTTTGCCTACACGGAGATCGCGGGGCACATCAACAGCAGCTGCCGGCCGCGCGCCGGGGCCTGGCTGCGCGTGGTGCTGGAGAAGCCCTTTGGCCACGACCTGCCCTCGGCCCAGCAGCTGGCTGCACAGCTGGCAGGCTTCTTCAGGGAAGAGGAGATGTACCGTGTGGACCATTACCTGGGcaagcag GCTGTGGCCCATATCCTGCCTTTTCGGGATCAGAACCGACAGTTTCTGGACCCCATTTGGAACCGGCACCACGTGGAAAGAGTGGAGGTTGTCTTGAAGGAGACTGTGGATGCTAAAG GCCGCACCAGCTTCTACGAGCAGTACGGGGTGATCCGGGACGTGCTGCAGAACCACCTCACCGAGGCCCTCCTGTTCCTCATCATGGAGCTCCCTGCCAACgtcagcagtgcccaggaggTGGTGCAGCACAAGCTGCAGGCCTTCCAGGCCctgtgggggctgcagaggagcagcgCCGTGCTGGGGCAGTACCAGGCCTACGACAGCcaggtgcaggaggagctgcccgAGGCGCGGGGCCACGTCAGCACCACGCCGACCTTTGCAG GAGTGCTGatccacagccacagcctgcgCTGGGACGGGGTCCCGTTCCTGCTCACCTCAGGGAAGGCTCTGGATGAGCGGGTGGGCTACGCCCGCGTCCTCTTCAGGAACACGGCCTACTGCCCTCAGAGTGGCACGCTGAGGGATGCAGGCCACAGCCACTGCAAACCCAAGCAGATCATCTTCTACTTTGGGCACGGTGCTCTCAACACCCCCGCGGTGCTGGTGAGCAGGAACCTCTTCCAGCCTGCCATGCCCAAGGACAGCTGGAAGGAAGCAGGAGCTCGCTCAGACCTGCACATCTTCGGACAGCCGCTGTCTGATTTCTACATGTACAGCCCTGTCAAGGAGAGAGATGCCTATTCTGTCCTCATCTCCCACATCTACCATGgcaggaaggatttcttcaTCACCACGGAGAGCCTGCTGGCCTCGTGGGCCTTCTGGACGCCTCTGCTGGACAGCACGTCCCGCCAGCCCCCGCGCCTCTACCCCGGCGGCGTGGagaaccagcagctgctggacttTGAGATGGTGGCCGGGGGAGTGGAGTTCAGCCTGGCAGAGccggcagagctgctgcaccccAGCGGGCAGATGCCAAGTGAGTTCAGGGCCATCCAGTCCCAGTTCCGGCAGAGTCCCTTGGTGTCGGCCTGGGCCGAGGAGCTGATTGCCCGGCTGGCCTCCGACATGGAGGCGGCGGCCGTGCGCAGCGTGGCTCGCTCGGGCCAGTTCCACCTGGCCCTGTCGGGCGGCTCCAGCCCCGTGGGGCTGTTCCAGCGCCTGGCCAGGCACCACCACGGCttcccctggcagcacagccacgTGTGGCTGGCAGACGAGCGCTGCGTGCCCCTGACCGACAGCGAGTCCAACTTCCAGGGCCTGCACCGGCACCTCCTGCAGCACGTCAGGGTGCCCTACCTCAACATCCACCCCATGCCCGTGCACCTCAACCGCCGCCTCTGCGTGGAGGAGGACGGCGGTGCTGAGCTCTACGCCCAGGACATCGCGGCCCTGGTGGCCAACGCCAGCTTCgacctggtgctgctgggcgTGGGCACGGACGGACACACGGCCTCGCTCTTCCCCCGCTCCGAGCACGGCCTGGAAGGGGCTCCCACGGTGGTGCTGACCGAGAGCCCCGTCAAGCCCCACCAGAGGATGAGCCTCAGCCTGCCCCTCATCAACAGGGCCAGGCAGGTGTTCGTGCTGGTGCTGGGCAAGGGCAAGCACGACATCACCGCGCTGCTCAGCAGGGTGGGCCGCGAGCCCCGCAAGTGGCCCATCTCGGGggtcagccccagctctggccagCTCGTCTGGTACATGGATTATGAAGCTCTGCTGGGGTGA